The sequence GCATCTTCCAAATAAATTGATCGACTCATTGAACTATAGCGTCTCTCTCTATGGATGAAATTCTTTTTCTTTGACTCATTACGTTCATCCATTGTGATAGAAATTATAAGCTTTCCATCATTAAGTTCAACATTGATGTCTTTTTTGTCTATACCTGGCATTTCAGCCTCAACAAGGTATTCATTGCCATTATCTTCGACATCAACTTTGAAAGTGTCATGCGTGAGGGATCTTCTAAAGGGCCA comes from Bacillota bacterium and encodes:
- a CDS encoding Hsp20/alpha crystallin family protein, which encodes MAGLVPFNRKNKEISTNTGFEDFYNVLDDFFSNDWPFRRSLTHDTFKVDVEDNGNEYLVEAEMPGIDKKDINVELNDGKLIISITMDERNESKKKNFIHRERRYSSMSRSIYLEDAKSDGITAKLENGLLKVVVPKEEKPNNSITIDIE